The Acomys russatus chromosome 1, mAcoRus1.1, whole genome shotgun sequence genome has a window encoding:
- the Moap1 gene encoding modulator of apoptosis 1 — MTLRLLEDWCRGMDMNPRKALLVAGIPPTCGLADIEEALQAGLAPLGEHRVLGRMFRRDENKNVALIGLTVDANSALVPKEIPGKGGVWRVIFKPPDADSEFLCRLSEFLKGEGMTMSELTRVLGNRNSPRSLDQGTSPEMRAPMVAQTIDEALKPTLRYLRYRRLRVFSGRDPPGPGEEEFESWMFHTSQVMKTWQVSDVEKRRRLIESLRGPAFEIVRVLKINNPFITVAECLKTLETIFGIIDNPRALQVKYLTTYQKKDEKLSAYVLRLEPLLQKLVKKGAIEKEVVNQTRLDQVIAGAVHKSVGRELGLPEGGPAPGLLQLLTLIRDKEAADEEVLLRAELEGCLT; from the coding sequence ATGACACTGAGACTCTTAGAAGACTGGTGCCGAGGGATGGATATGAACCCTCGGAAAGCGCTGTTGGTTGCCGGCATCCCTCCGACCTGCGGACTGGCAGACATCGAGGAGGCCCTGCAGGCTGGCCTGGCTCCCCTAGGGGAACACAGAGTGCTTGGGAGGATGTTCAGGAGGGATGAAAACAAGAATGTAGCCTTGATCGGGCTTACAGTAGATGCTAACAGTGCTCTGGTCCCCAAGGAGATACCTGGAAAGGGTGGTGTGTGGAGAGTGATCTTTAAGCCTCCTGATGCTGATAGTGAGTTTTTATGCAGATTGAGTGAGTTTTTAAAGGGAGAGGGAATGACGATGAGTGAATTGACCAGAGTTCTTGGGAACCGAAATAGCCCACGCAGCCTTGACCAGGGCACGAGCCCTGAAATGCGAGCCCCCATGGTAGCACAGACGATAGATGAAGCTCTGAAGCCTACCCTGCGGTATCTGAGGTACAGAAGGCTGAGAGTGTTCTCAGGCAGGGATCCTCCGGGACCAGGTGAAGAAGAGTTTGAATCTTGGATGTTTCATACTTCCCAGGTAATGAAAACATGGCAGGTGTCAGATGTAGAGAAAAGAAGGCGGTTGATAGAGAGCCTTAGAGGCCCAGCATTTGAAATTGTTCGAGTCCTCAAGATAAACAACCCTTTCATTACAGTTGCAGAATGCCTGAAGACTCTTGAGACAATATTTGGGATTATTGATAATCCTAGGGCGCTGCAGGTCAAATATCTTACCACTTACCAAAAGAAGGATGAAAAGCTGTCTGCCTATGTTCTAAGGTTGGAGCCTCTATTACAAAAACTGGTAAAGAAAGGAGCAATTGAGAAAGAAGTTGTGAATCAGACCCGTCTAGACCAAGTCATTGCTGGGGCGGTCCACAAGTCAGTTGGAAGGGAACTTGGACTGCCAGAGGGTGGCCCAGCCCCGGGCTTGCTGCAGTTACTGACACTGATAAGGGATAAGGAGGCAGCAGACGAAGAGGTCCTCCTTCGGGCCGAATTAGAAGGGTGTTTAACTTGA